The sequence below is a genomic window from Flavobacterium keumense.
TTTATTCCCCCTTTGGGGGTTAGGGGGCTATCTTACTAAAACTTCATCAATCATTCCGTATACTTTAGCTTCTTCAGCAATCATCCAATAATCGCGTTCGCTATCGGCGTGTACTTTTTCAAAAGTTTGTCCAGAATGGTGTGAAATAATTTTATACAATTCGTCTTTCAATTTTAACATTTCACGCAAGTTGATTTCCATATCCGTAGCTACTCCTTGAGCACCTCCTGAAGGTTGGTGAATCATTACTCTTGAGTGTGGCAATGCCGAACGCTTCCCAGCAGCACCTGCACATAACAATACCGCACCCATAGAAGCAGCCATTCCTGTACAAATTGTAGCTACATCTGGTTTGATGTATTGCATGGTATCATAAATTCCTAATCCAGCATACACACTTCCTCCCGGAGAATTCAAATAAATCTGAATATCTTTAGAAGCATCTGCACTTTCTAAGAATAACAATTGCGCTTGCACAATGTTAGCAATTTGGTCATCGATTCCTGTTCCTAAAAAGATAATTCTATCCATCATTAATCGTGAAAACACATCCAATTGAGAAATATTCAATTGACGTTCTTCAATGATATAAGGAGTCATATTTTTTGGAGTCATTGCCCCTACGATTTTATCGTAATACATAGCGTTTACCCCTTGGTGCTTTGTAGCAAATTTTCTAAATTCTTTACCGTAGTTCATTTTTCTTAGTTTAAAAAGTTTAAAAGTTTAAAAGTTTAAAGTACTCAACAAGAACCTTAGCTTAAAACAAAATAAAGAGCGCCAAAAGAAATTCTTTTGACGCTCAAATATACTCAATTTTTTAGAATTTATTCTCCGTATGAAGCAGCAATAAATTCTTCGTAAGTAACTTCTTTTGTAGTTGGGTTTGCTTTTTCTTTGAAAACTTCCAATAATTTAGCAGCAACCACTTGGTCAGACAAACGTTTTACCTCGTCTTGATTTGATAAAACTCTAGCTACAATTCCTTGAACTTCTTCGTCAGTAGGATTGGTTTGTCCAAATTGTGCCATTTGTTGTCTGATGGCATTTGAAGTAAATGATTTCAAATCTTCAAACGTAATTTGGATATTGCTTTGAGCCAAAGCTTTTCCTTCAATCAATTGGAAACGCAATCCTTTTTCAGAACGAGCGTATTCTACTTCAGCTTCTTCAGCAGATAATTT
It includes:
- the clpP gene encoding ATP-dependent Clp endopeptidase proteolytic subunit ClpP, whose product is MNYGKEFRKFATKHQGVNAMYYDKIVGAMTPKNMTPYIIEERQLNISQLDVFSRLMMDRIIFLGTGIDDQIANIVQAQLLFLESADASKDIQIYLNSPGGSVYAGLGIYDTMQYIKPDVATICTGMAASMGAVLLCAGAAGKRSALPHSRVMIHQPSGGAQGVATDMEINLREMLKLKDELYKIISHHSGQTFEKVHADSERDYWMIAEEAKVYGMIDEVLVR